The following are encoded together in the Cicer arietinum cultivar CDC Frontier isolate Library 1 chromosome 2, Cicar.CDCFrontier_v2.0, whole genome shotgun sequence genome:
- the LOC101509325 gene encoding two-component response regulator ARR17 isoform X2 — translation MESNGVVAIGVDSEEVHVLAVDDSLVDRKVIERLLKISACKVTAVDSGIRALQFLGLDEQRKTSESDDFVPGLKVDLVITDYCMPGMTGYELLKKIKESSTFKEIPVVIMSSENILPRIDRCLEEGAEDYIVKPVKLSDVKRLKGYMTTLKEVREVNFNGNSNGEGGDGDGVGINNKRKLEESSDLSSSLPSISSSILSSSPSPSSSPSSSPGVLDSPITRLKMTGIE, via the exons ATGGAATCAAACGGTGTCGTTGCTATTGGTGTGGATTCTGAAGAGGTTCATGTATTGGCTGTTGATGATAGTCTCGTTGATCGGAAAGTTATTGAACGTTTGCTCAAAATTTCAGCTTGTAAAG TTACTGCTGTGGATAGTGGAATCAGAGCACTACAATTTCTGGGGTTGGATGAACAGAGAAAAACCTCTGAATCTGATGATTTTGTC cCGGGTTTGAAGGTGGATCTAGTCATTACAGATTATTGCATGCCAGGAATGACTGGTTATGAGTTGCTCAAAAAAATCAAG GAATCGTCCACTTTTAAAGAAATTCCAGTAGTTATTATGTCTTCTGAAAACATTTTGCCACGCATAGACAG ATGTTTAGAGGAAGGTGCAGAGGATTATATAGTGAAGCCAGTGAAGCTATCTGACGTGAAACGTTTGAAGGGTTACATGACGACGTTGAAGGAAGTTAGAGAAGTTAACTTTAACGGTAACAGTAACGGTGAAGGTGGTGATGGTGATGGTGTAGGGATCAACAACAAAAGGAAGCTAGAAGAATCGTCCGATCTGTCATCATCACTACCGTCGATTTCATCATCAATACTTTCATCATCACCGTCACCTTCATCATCTCCTTCATCTTCACCTGGCGTGCTTGATTCTCCAATCACACGGCTTAAAATGACCGGCATCGAATGA
- the LOC101509325 gene encoding two-component response regulator ARR17 isoform X1: protein MESNGVVAIGVDSEEVHVLAVDDSLVDRKVIERLLKISACKVTAVDSGIRALQFLGLDEQRKTSESDDFVPGLKVDLVITDYCMPGMTGYELLKKIKQESSTFKEIPVVIMSSENILPRIDRCLEEGAEDYIVKPVKLSDVKRLKGYMTTLKEVREVNFNGNSNGEGGDGDGVGINNKRKLEESSDLSSSLPSISSSILSSSPSPSSSPSSSPGVLDSPITRLKMTGIE from the exons ATGGAATCAAACGGTGTCGTTGCTATTGGTGTGGATTCTGAAGAGGTTCATGTATTGGCTGTTGATGATAGTCTCGTTGATCGGAAAGTTATTGAACGTTTGCTCAAAATTTCAGCTTGTAAAG TTACTGCTGTGGATAGTGGAATCAGAGCACTACAATTTCTGGGGTTGGATGAACAGAGAAAAACCTCTGAATCTGATGATTTTGTC cCGGGTTTGAAGGTGGATCTAGTCATTACAGATTATTGCATGCCAGGAATGACTGGTTATGAGTTGCTCAAAAAAATCAAG caGGAATCGTCCACTTTTAAAGAAATTCCAGTAGTTATTATGTCTTCTGAAAACATTTTGCCACGCATAGACAG ATGTTTAGAGGAAGGTGCAGAGGATTATATAGTGAAGCCAGTGAAGCTATCTGACGTGAAACGTTTGAAGGGTTACATGACGACGTTGAAGGAAGTTAGAGAAGTTAACTTTAACGGTAACAGTAACGGTGAAGGTGGTGATGGTGATGGTGTAGGGATCAACAACAAAAGGAAGCTAGAAGAATCGTCCGATCTGTCATCATCACTACCGTCGATTTCATCATCAATACTTTCATCATCACCGTCACCTTCATCATCTCCTTCATCTTCACCTGGCGTGCTTGATTCTCCAATCACACGGCTTAAAATGACCGGCATCGAATGA